TTTATGCGGGTCAAAATGCCCGCCTGCGGACTCGGCGGCAGACGCTTTGCCGTCTTTAATGGCAGGCTGACAACTGCCGTTGGCATGGATATGAAAACCATGTTCTCCCGGCGGCAGCGCTTTCAGATCTGGCGTAAACTCCAGCCCTTTCTCTGTTTGCGTGATGGTCACCTCCCCGATGGATTGCCCGACACCTTGCGAGGTAACCAGATTCATCTCCACTATCTTACTGGCGGCTTGCGCGCCGGTACAGGCTAACAGGGTTAACACGGCCAGACTCAATCGCTTCATAGGACCTCCGTTCTGTATGCATGTCGGTTAAGTGTAAACCAGTGACACCATTTTGAACGGAGATCCGCGATTTTACCCTTACGGTACGTCGTAACCCAGCGCGGCTTTACGGATACGGAACCACTGCTGACGGCTCATGTTCAGCGACTCCGCTTCCACCGCCGCGCGCACACGTTCGATTTTACCGGAACCAATGATCGGCAGCGGCTGCGACGGCAGACGCAGGATCCAGGCGTAAACCACCTGCTCAATGGAAGAGGCGTTCAGTTCCTGGGCAATAACCGCCAGCTCGTTACGCAGCGGCAGGAACGCATCGTCATTGAACAGGCGCCCGCCGCCGAGACAGGACCAGGCCATCGGGCGAATACGCAGTTGCTGAAGCTGATCGAGCGTGCCGTCTAACAGCAGCGGTTGGTGAACCGGAGAGATTTCCACCTGGTTGGTCGCCAGCGTGAACGGAAGGCGTGATTGCAGCAGCGTAAACTGCGCGGGCGTGAAGTTGGAGACGCCGAAGTGGCGCACTTTTCCGCTCTGATGCAGGTGTTTGAAGGCTTCGGCGACCTCATCGGCATCCATTAGCGGGTCCGGACGGTGGATCAGCAGCAGATCCAGATGGTCGGTTGCCAGATTGGTCAACGACTGTTCCGCACTTTTCACAATATGATCGCGGTCGGTGATGTAGTGACCGAGCGCGTTTTCCGCTCGGGCCGTGGTGGCAATCCCGCATTTGGTGACAATCTGCATGCGCTCACGCAGATGAGGAGCCAGTTTCAGCGCTTCACCAAAGGCAGCCTCGCACAGATAGCCACCATAAATATCCGCATGGTCCACGGTCGTGACACCTAAATCCAGGTGCTCTTCAATAAAGCTCACCAGCTCCCGTGGGGACATATTCCAGTCCATCAGTCGCCAGTATCCCATGACAAAGCGGGAGAATTCCGGGCCTTGTGGCGCAAGAGTAATACGCTGAACCATAACTGCTTCCTCGTGAAGTAAATTACTGCGAGTATATACAATTAGTGGTTTAAAAGAGTGAAGGCTGTTGAGGTTCTTCCGGCGCGGCGGGTTTATTTGCACGTAATTTACGCAGCAGACGCTGGCGGCATAGCCGCAGCACGTCTTGTTTTTGCGCGTCGCTCATGTTTTGCCAGTTGAACCGCTCATCTCTGCTGCGCTGACATCCCCGGCAAAAACCGCGCTCATCTGACTGGCAAATTCCCCGACACGGGCTCTGCACGGGAAAAAACTCTAACTGCTCTGCCACGCCCTTTCCTCTTCATTAGGTCTTCACTCTATTGAAGACGTAAACATGCTTTCTGGCAACCTGACTTGCATTAGACCGACTGGTCTATTACACTCCCTGCCATGAACAAACAAACTGAATACGATACCCGCGAACACTTACTGGTTACCGGTGAGCATCTTTGCATGCAGCGAGGCTTTACCGGTATGGGGCTAAGCGAGTTGCTCAAAACCGCCGGTGTGCCAAAAGGATCGTTTTATCACTACTTTCGTTCCAAAGAAGCCTTTGGCGTCGCGATGCTGGAACGGCATTTTGCCGGCTATCATCAGCGGCTGGCAGCGCACTTTGACACGGGGCCGGGCAATTATCGCGATCGCATTCTGGCTTATTATCAGGAAACGCTGAACCAGTTTTGCCAGCAAGGGATCATCAGCGGCTGTCTGACGGTTAAACTTTCCGCCGAAGTGTGCGATCTGTCGGAAGATATGCGCACCGCGATGGACCAGGGAGCCGGAAAAATTATGGCGATCCTGGCGCAGGCGCTGGAAAAAGGTCGTGACCGTCATTGTTTGACGTTTGTAGGTGAACCACTACAGCAGGCGCAAATCCTTTATGCGCTGTGGCTGGGGGCGAATCTGCAAGCCAAAATTTCGCGCTGTGCCACTCCGCTGGAAAATGCGCTGGCACATGTGAAAAGCATCATTGCGACGCCTGGTACTTAACAGGCGTTTTATTTAATCTCTCACTAGACGACCGGTCTATTCATAACGGAAAACATTATGTCATCTGATAAACTGTTTACCCCACTGAAAGTGGGCGCGATCACCGCACCTAACCGTATCTTCATGGCTCCGCTGACGCGTCTGCGCAGCATTGAGCCTGGCGACATCCCCACTCCGTTAATGGCCGAGTATTATCGCCAACGCGCCAGCGCGGGTCTAATCATCAGCGAAGCAACTCAGATTTCCGCACAGGCGAAGGGTTACGCTGGCGCACCGGGTCTGCACAGCGATGAACAAATCGCTGCATGGAAGAAAATCACCGCCGGTGTCCATGCTGAAAACGGCCGTATCGCCGTTCAGTTATGGCACACTGGCCGAATTTCTCACTCCAGCCTGCAACCGGGTGGTCAACCGCCGGTTTCGGCATCGGCTATCAGTGCCGGGACCCGCACTTCTCTGCGTGATGAACAGGGTCAGGCGATCCGCGTTGACACCTCAATGCCTCGCGCGCTGGAAACTGATGAGATCCCGGGTATTGTCAATGATTTCCGTCAGGCGATCGCTAATGCGCGTGAAGCGGGTTTCGATCTGGTTGAACTGCACTCCGCGCACGGTTACCTGCTGCATCAGTTCCTTTCCCCTTCTTCTAACCATCGTAGCGATCGGTACGGCGGTAGCGTGGAAAACCGCGCACGTCTGGTGCTGGAAGTGGTCGATGCCGGTATTCAGGAATGGGGAGCGGATCGTATCGGTATTCGCGTCTCGCCTGTCGGCACCTTCCAGAACGTCGACAATGGTCCGAATGAAGAAGCTGATGCGCTGTATCTGATTGAGGAACTGGGTAAACGTGGTATCGCTTATCTGCACATGTCTGAACCAGACTGGGCGGGCGGCAAGCCCTATACCGACGCGTTCCGCGAAAAGGTCCGCGCTCGTTTCCACGGCCCGATCATCGGCGCAGGTGCCTATACGCCGGAGAAAGCAGAAACCTTAATTGAAAAAGGGCTGATTGATGCCGTCGCCTTTGGGCGTGATTACATCGCTAACCCGGATCTGGTCGCGCGTCTGCAACGCAAAGCCGAACTCAACCCGCAGCGCAGCGAAAGTTTCTACGGCGGCGGCGCGGAAGGTTATACCGATTACCCGACGCTCTGATTTCCCCATCCGCATTACGTCATTGATAGCGGCGTAAAAACGCCGCTATACTAAAACAACATTTTGAATGTATTGACCATTTTTAAGGGGACAAAACATGCGTTTACTTCATACGATGCTGCGCGTTGGCGATCTGCAACGCTCCATTGATTTTTACACTAACGTCCTGGGCATGAAATTGCTGCGTACCAGCGAAAACACCGAATATAAATACTCTCTGGCGTTTGTCGGTTACGGCGAAGAGAGTGATGAAGCGGTGATTGAACTGACCTATAACTGGGGCGTCGATAAATACGAACTGGGCACCGCTTACGGTCATATCGCCCTGAGCGTCGATAACGCCGCTGAGGCCTGTGAACGCATTCGTCAGAATGGCGGCAACGTCACCCGTGAAGCCGGTCCGGTTAAAGGCGGCACCACCGTGATCGCCTTTGTTGAAGATCCGGACGGTTACAAAATCGAACTGATCGAAGAAAAAGATGCCGGGAAAGGTCTCGGTAACTAACGTCCTGCCGGGCGCAGTTGCTCTCTGCGCCTGTAGTTTTACTGCATCACTCCGCTTTTTTTGGCATAATGCGCGCTGCAATTTTTCTGTACTAAGAGACCCTGATGTCCGATAACGCTCAACTTACCGGTCTGTGCGACCGTTTTCGTGGTTTTTATCCCGTCGTCATTGATGTTGAAACGGCCGGGTTTAACGCCAAAACCGATGCGCTGCTTGAGATCGCCGCCATCACGCTGAAAATGGATGAACAAGGCTGGCTGATGCCGGACAGCACGCTACAATTCCACGTGGAGCCGTTTGAAGGCGCGAATTTACAGCCAGAAGCGCTGGCATTTAACGGTATCGACCCGTCTAATCCCCTGCGTGGCGCGGTAAGCGAATATGACGCCCTGCACGCCATTTTTAAAATGGTCCGTAAAGGCATTAAGGACAGCGGTTGCAGTCGCGCCATCATGGTGGCCCATAATGCGACATTCGATCATAGCTTTATGATGGCTGCCGCTGAACGCGCCTCGCT
The DNA window shown above is from Citrobacter farmeri and carries:
- the sodC gene encoding superoxide dismutase [Cu-Zn] SodC is translated as MKRLSLAVLTLLACTGAQAASKIVEMNLVTSQGVGQSIGEVTITQTEKGLEFTPDLKALPPGEHGFHIHANGSCQPAIKDGKASAAESAGGHFDPHKTGKHAGPDGEGHLGDLPVLVVNNEGKAIIPVTATRLKSLDDIKDKALMIHVGGDNMSDQPKPLGGGGARFACGVIK
- the rnt gene encoding ribonuclease T, which codes for MSDNAQLTGLCDRFRGFYPVVIDVETAGFNAKTDALLEIAAITLKMDEQGWLMPDSTLQFHVEPFEGANLQPEALAFNGIDPSNPLRGAVSEYDALHAIFKMVRKGIKDSGCSRAIMVAHNATFDHSFMMAAAERASLKRNPFHPFVTFDTAALSGLALGQTVLSKACLAAGMEFDGTQAHSALYDTERTAVLFCEIVNRWKRLGGWPLPQPEEA
- a CDS encoding DUF1289 domain-containing protein — protein: MAEQLEFFPVQSPCRGICQSDERGFCRGCQRSRDERFNWQNMSDAQKQDVLRLCRQRLLRKLRANKPAAPEEPQQPSLF
- a CDS encoding TetR/AcrR family transcriptional regulator, which produces MNKQTEYDTREHLLVTGEHLCMQRGFTGMGLSELLKTAGVPKGSFYHYFRSKEAFGVAMLERHFAGYHQRLAAHFDTGPGNYRDRILAYYQETLNQFCQQGIISGCLTVKLSAEVCDLSEDMRTAMDQGAGKIMAILAQALEKGRDRHCLTFVGEPLQQAQILYALWLGANLQAKISRCATPLENALAHVKSIIATPGT
- the gloA gene encoding lactoylglutathione lyase; protein product: MRLLHTMLRVGDLQRSIDFYTNVLGMKLLRTSENTEYKYSLAFVGYGEESDEAVIELTYNWGVDKYELGTAYGHIALSVDNAAEACERIRQNGGNVTREAGPVKGGTTVIAFVEDPDGYKIELIEEKDAGKGLGN
- a CDS encoding alkene reductase is translated as MSSDKLFTPLKVGAITAPNRIFMAPLTRLRSIEPGDIPTPLMAEYYRQRASAGLIISEATQISAQAKGYAGAPGLHSDEQIAAWKKITAGVHAENGRIAVQLWHTGRISHSSLQPGGQPPVSASAISAGTRTSLRDEQGQAIRVDTSMPRALETDEIPGIVNDFRQAIANAREAGFDLVELHSAHGYLLHQFLSPSSNHRSDRYGGSVENRARLVLEVVDAGIQEWGADRIGIRVSPVGTFQNVDNGPNEEADALYLIEELGKRGIAYLHMSEPDWAGGKPYTDAFREKVRARFHGPIIGAGAYTPEKAETLIEKGLIDAVAFGRDYIANPDLVARLQRKAELNPQRSESFYGGGAEGYTDYPTL
- a CDS encoding aldo/keto reductase, coding for MVQRITLAPQGPEFSRFVMGYWRLMDWNMSPRELVSFIEEHLDLGVTTVDHADIYGGYLCEAAFGEALKLAPHLRERMQIVTKCGIATTARAENALGHYITDRDHIVKSAEQSLTNLATDHLDLLLIHRPDPLMDADEVAEAFKHLHQSGKVRHFGVSNFTPAQFTLLQSRLPFTLATNQVEISPVHQPLLLDGTLDQLQQLRIRPMAWSCLGGGRLFNDDAFLPLRNELAVIAQELNASSIEQVVYAWILRLPSQPLPIIGSGKIERVRAAVEAESLNMSRQQWFRIRKAALGYDVP